AAAATGAAAAAATTTAATTTTTCTGTTGATTTAATAAATGACAGCATTTTAAAATCACTACTGATTTTTTCGATACCGATTTTAGTGTCAAATATTTTTCAGCAACTTTACAATATGGCGGATATTGCTATTGTCGGACACACTTTAGGAGACAATTCACTTGCAGCAATTGGGGCCTCAGCAGCAATTTTTGAGCTAATTTTCGGTTTTGCGCTTGGAATTGGGAATGGGCTTAGTATGGTTGCAGCGAGAAGTTATGGAGCGAATAATAAAAATCTTTTGAAAAAATCGGTTGCAGGTTCGATTGTTATTGGACTTATGGTAACACTTGCTGTAATGATTTTATCAAGATTTATTTTAATGCCGTTGCTAAAAATTTTACACACACCTGAAAATATCATAAATGAAGCGTTTGAATACATAAATATTATAACAATGTTCATAGGAGTAACTTTTTCCTATAATTTGTCATCAGGACTTTTGAGAGCAATCGGAAACAGTTTTATGTCGCTTGTATTTTTAGTAATTGCTTCAATTTTAAATATTTTTCTTGATATTTATTTCATAACTTCCCTAAAAATGGGAATTGGTGGTGCAGCAGTCGCAACTGTTATCGCACAAGCAATATCTGTAATTTTAAGCGTAATTTATATTTACATAAAAGAACCAATTTTAATCCCTAGAAAAAAACATTTCCGATTCGATGCAAAATTATACAGAGAATTGCTCGGACAAGGAATCTCAATGGGCTTAATGATTGCAATTGTATTAACAGGATCACTAATTTTACAATACGCAATAAACGGATTTGGCTATTTAATTATCGCTGGACACACTTCGGCAAGGAAATTAATGGGATTTTGCAACATTCCACTAACAACAATGGCACTTGCACTAGCAACCTTCGTTTCTCAAAATAAAGGAGCCGACAGAGTCGACAGAATACGAAAAGGAGTATTTTACGCAAACCTAATGGACATCTTTTTTGCAATCGGAATCACAATTTTCGTTTACCTATTTTCAAAAAATATGATTCACCTAATGTCTGGCTCAAACTCCAAAGTAGTCCTTTACAACGGTTCAACCTACCTAAAAATAGCCTCACCATTTTTCACAATATTAGGCGTTTTATTCAACTTAAGATACGCTCTACAAGCTCTAGGAGAAAAAGTAATCCCTCTAGTTTCCAGTATAATCGAATTTTTTGGGAAAATAATTTTCGTAATTTTTATTGTGCCAAAGTTGGGGTATTTCGGTGTAATGATTTGCGAACCACTGATTTGGATTGTGATGACTGGGCAGTTGGCTTGGGCGTTTTATGGGAATGAGTATATTAGGAAAAAAAACTGGAATAATAAAAAAACAGGGCATTGTTAAAATGATGTCCTGTATTTATAATTTATAAAAAATTAATTTGTTATAAGACTGCAAAGTTTCTTGTTATCTGAAATACGATATAAATCCATTTTAGGTCTATTTTTTTTATCAAATGAATAAGATAATTTGTAATCTGAAAAAACTTGTGTTTTATCATTTAAGTTTGTAAAATAGATAGAATTTTCATTTTCTTTTATTTCGTAATCTAATTGTGAAAGTTCAAGCGAAACTTTTCCTGTTTTTAATGCTGCACGATTATCCAATATGCTAACTGAAATAGACGGCTTGCCATTTTCATTCAAGAATTTTATATAAGTAAGCCCCTTAAAAGTTCTGTCAACAGAATGAGGGCATCTCCAAACCTCTTTGGATATTATGTCAATATCAGAATTAGAAAAACTTAAACTAAAAGTCAGTAAAAATAACGCAAATATAATTTTTTTCATAAAATCACTCCTAAATAATAAATTTTGCATATATTTTATAATATTTTTTTAGGAAAATCAATAATAAAAACTAATAGTTAAAATTTCATATTATTTTTAGAACTAAACGCATTTTGAAAAAATCCATCGGATAAGTCAAATTCAAAAGTTTCACGATTGATGTAACCGACAGTTTTGTCGCTTTCGTAAAGTTGAATGAGAAAATCTGCCATTTCTTCGGATGTATGATAGTTTGAATAAGATTTATCATAATCAAAATCAGTCTTATCAGTTGCGACATTTCCAAAGTCAGTTTTGGTTGCGGCGGGTGCTAGGACTTTTGCTTTTAATTGTGCGTTGTTTTGCTTTAATTCTAGTGCGAGTCCTTCTGTGAAGGCATTTACGTAAAATTTTGTGGCACAGTAGATAATTACGTTTGGAACGATTGTGTAACCTCCTGTTGAGGAGATATTGATTAATTGAGAATCTTTTTCGTTGTGGTAATCTTGGACGTATAAGGAAGATAACAAAGTTAATGCTTCTACATTGAGATGAAGCATATCTGAAATTTTATTTAAAGACTGCTCTTTTATATCACCATACATTCCAAAACCTGCATTGTTTATTAAAGTTTCAATGTGATAATTTTTTAACAAAAAGATAGTAAGAAGTCTCCGACTTCTATAAGTGGGAGATGAATTGCTTTTTTTGTAAAAAAATTGAAAAAAAGATATACTTATGATACAATTTTTGTATAAAATATCGAAGAGAAATCATTAATGATAAAATTTCTAAAAAAATAATTACAAATAATATTCAAAATCAAAAGGAGGTGTAATTTTATGAAATATAATTTAGCATTCAAATACAGGATTTATCCAAATAAGGAACAAGAATTGTTGATAAATAAGACTTTTGGATGTGTTCGTTTTGTTTACAATACTATTTTGTATACTGCAAATAAATTTTATGAAGAAACTGGGAAAAATAAAATAATTACACCTGCCAGTTTGAAAAGTGAAAATCAATTTTTAAAAGAAGTGGACAGCTTGGCACTTTCAAATGCTCAATTGAATGTAAAACGATCGTTTACGAATTTTTTTCAGAAAAGGTCAAAATTTCCAAGGTTCAAATCTAAAAAGAATAGTGTTAAAAGTTACACGACAAATTGTGTGAATAATTCGATACGAATTGAGGAAAACAAATATTTAGTTTTGCCAAAATTAAAAAGAATAAAATTAAAATATCATAGAGAAATACCGAAGGATTACAAGATAAAGTCAGTAACATTGACAAACAGTAATGGAAATTACTATGTTTCTGTTTTGACAGAATTTGAAAAAGAAATTCAAAAAAATCCAAGTAATGATAAGGTAATTGGACTTGATTTTTCAATGTCTGAATTATTTGTCAGTTCTGAAAACCAAAGAGCTGATTATCCAAAATACTTTAGTATGTTGGAGAAAAAATTGAAAAAATTACAAAAATCATTATCAAGAAAAGTGAAATTTTCTAAAAATTGGTATAAACAAAAAATGAAAATATCAAAATTGCATGAATATATCAAAAATTGTCGAAGAAATTTTTTGCATAAATTATCGAAAAAATTGTCTGAAGAATATGATGCTGTGGTTGTTGAGAATTTGAATATGAAAGGGATGAGTCAGGCATTAAATTTTGGAAAAAGTGTAGGAGATAATGGATGGGGAATGTTTTTGAGGATGCTTGAGTATAAACTGATGTTTTTAGGGAAACAATTTTTGAAGATAGATAAATGGTTTCCGTCATCGAAAACTTGCAGTAAATGTGGAAATATTAAA
The DNA window shown above is from Leptotrichia wadei and carries:
- a CDS encoding SDR family NAD(P)-dependent oxidoreductase; protein product: MLKNYHIETLINNAGFGMYGDIKEQSLNKISDMLHLNVEALTLLSSLYVQDYHNEKDSQLINISSTGGYTIVPNVIIYCATKFYVNAFTEGLALELKQNNAQLKAKVLAPAATKTDFGNVATDKTDFDYDKSYSNYHTSEEMADFLIQLYESDKTVGYINRETFEFDLSDGFFQNAFSSKNNMKF
- a CDS encoding MATE family efflux transporter encodes the protein MKKFNFSVDLINDSILKSLLIFSIPILVSNIFQQLYNMADIAIVGHTLGDNSLAAIGASAAIFELIFGFALGIGNGLSMVAARSYGANNKNLLKKSVAGSIVIGLMVTLAVMILSRFILMPLLKILHTPENIINEAFEYINIITMFIGVTFSYNLSSGLLRAIGNSFMSLVFLVIASILNIFLDIYFITSLKMGIGGAAVATVIAQAISVILSVIYIYIKEPILIPRKKHFRFDAKLYRELLGQGISMGLMIAIVLTGSLILQYAINGFGYLIIAGHTSARKLMGFCNIPLTTMALALATFVSQNKGADRVDRIRKGVFYANLMDIFFAIGITIFVYLFSKNMIHLMSGSNSKVVLYNGSTYLKIASPFFTILGVLFNLRYALQALGEKVIPLVSSIIEFFGKIIFVIFIVPKLGYFGVMICEPLIWIVMTGQLAWAFYGNEYIRKKNWNNKKTGHC
- a CDS encoding RNA-guided endonuclease TnpB family protein, which produces MKYNLAFKYRIYPNKEQELLINKTFGCVRFVYNTILYTANKFYEETGKNKIITPASLKSENQFLKEVDSLALSNAQLNVKRSFTNFFQKRSKFPRFKSKKNSVKSYTTNCVNNSIRIEENKYLVLPKLKRIKLKYHREIPKDYKIKSVTLTNSNGNYYVSVLTEFEKEIQKNPSNDKVIGLDFSMSELFVSSENQRADYPKYFSMLEKKLKKLQKSLSRKVKFSKNWYKQKMKISKLHEYIKNCRRNFLHKLSKKLSEEYDAVVVENLNMKGMSQALNFGKSVGDNGWGMFLRMLEYKLMFLGKQFLKIDKWFPSSKTCSKCGNIKEELKLSERNYKCECCGIEIDRDYNAALNIKKIGKLMLEY